In candidate division KSB1 bacterium, one genomic interval encodes:
- a CDS encoding response regulator, which yields MKPTEIKLAENAKILIVEDDSDQRRLLVKIVQEAFGCEILEAEDGLEALRIIIQGKQVPNLILLDLMMPCLTGVEFLSVVRGRPEFDQIPIVVCTAIAETHEIKGKIGNQIQGYLVKPINRAKLLEKILDALHPVTVRVDYQ from the coding sequence ATGAAACCCACAGAAATCAAACTCGCGGAAAACGCAAAAATACTGATTGTTGAAGACGACAGTGACCAACGGCGCTTATTAGTCAAAATCGTTCAGGAAGCATTTGGCTGTGAAATACTTGAAGCCGAAGACGGCCTGGAAGCACTCAGGATTATCATACAAGGCAAGCAAGTACCCAACCTGATTCTGCTGGACCTGATGATGCCCTGCTTAACCGGTGTTGAGTTCCTAAGCGTCGTGCGCGGCAGACCCGAGTTCGACCAGATCCCTATTGTCGTGTGTACCGCGATTGCTGAGACCCATGAAATCAAAGGGAAAATAGGCAATCAGATCCAGGGTTACCTGGTTAAGCCGATTAACCGGGCAAAGCTGTTAGAAAAAATCCTCGATGCCCTGCATCCGGTTACCGTCAGAGTCGATTATCAATAA